In Candidatus Chlorohelix allophototropha, one DNA window encodes the following:
- a CDS encoding RNA polymerase sigma factor produces the protein MVVQLSYGLVDSTGLPTTRILGCTPVKSATTGRSWEEGIKTLLDDASLVEQARQGDEVAFAAIYDHFQKPIYSFIYRLMGNSEDAYDITQDVFVKAYRALSKTTPDLNLSAWLHRIASNACMDILRRRKIVRWLPWDPAVHANITPALDTDEPEYNVELHETRQQVQLVLSRMSEKYRLCLVLREYQDMSCDEIAVVIGTSRAAVKSLLFRAREQFREIYTEFESAGWKAGTIVKARGRQGDKS, from the coding sequence TTGGTTGTACAATTAAGTTATGGGCTGGTTGATAGTACAGGACTACCAACAACGCGAATTCTAGGATGCACGCCCGTAAAATCTGCCACAACGGGTCGTAGCTGGGAAGAGGGAATCAAAACATTGTTGGATGATGCCTCACTCGTAGAGCAGGCTCGTCAGGGCGATGAGGTAGCCTTTGCTGCCATATACGACCATTTTCAAAAACCCATCTATTCCTTTATATATCGACTGATGGGCAACTCCGAAGATGCTTATGATATTACTCAGGATGTCTTTGTGAAAGCCTACCGGGCGTTATCCAAAACAACCCCTGATTTAAATTTATCTGCTTGGCTGCATCGTATTGCCTCAAATGCCTGTATGGATATTTTACGGCGGCGTAAGATTGTACGTTGGCTGCCGTGGGATCCTGCCGTACATGCCAATATAACCCCTGCCTTGGATACCGATGAACCTGAATATAATGTTGAATTGCACGAAACCCGACAACAGGTGCAATTGGTGCTAAGTCGTATGAGCGAAAAATACCGTCTTTGTTTGGTATTGCGCGAATACCAAGATATGAGCTGTGATGAGATTGCCGTTGTAATCGGCACTTCGCGCGCCGCTGTCAAATCACTGCTATTCCGAGCGCGGGAGCAATTTCGCGAAATCTACACCGAATTTGAAAGCGCAGGCTGGAAAGCCGGGACTATCGTTAAAGCCAGGGGACGGCAGGGGGATAAAAGCTAA
- a CDS encoding serine/threonine protein kinase codes for MSGQLEKGYKLGQYEIIEPLGKGGMASVYRAHQPSLERDVAIKIMAEQYATDPSFVERFRREARSIAKLRHPNILTVYDAGEDHGLLYMVMELIEGPTLKDEIQGKPLSLDKTAKVMQQISGALHYANNSGIIHRDVKPSNVLIDKTGRAVLSDFGIAKMAEAKTQLTSTGTGVGTPDYMSPEQAMGEELDARSDEYSLGVMLYEMLTGRPPFTGDTPIAVVMGHVSKPLPSPRQYNPDIPPSVERVISKALSKKAEDRYKDCETFNDALVEAIKNKEREATPPVSTSGVTQVQGYAQPRPGSGSYQTVTNPEAEQLYAEARRLEQQNNFYGSYDAFNRLNSRFPAYRDVNTILQRYQLMGYGTGQNVAWSNQVPSGTGYQSSRSYTPASGQYYGGQTPPPLVPNTSAKSGSSLPIVLGIVGALALVAVVVLGVLVATGGDKKGTPTAQAAVTPTSAPTTAANTTSATTKAVTTTAVTSKAATTTVRPNTTTSAPQNGTVNLAYPGAATLDIPDVLLSDLGDSFSQLQNGKVEAYKTLDDANKVKDYYVNSLSKGGWQDQTDQLNMGSSLTTLESLGAFVLGYQKGTDAVAIMSLPGSLGGALGFTNVGQKDTLILVITGSM; via the coding sequence ATGAGCGGTCAGCTCGAAAAAGGCTATAAACTTGGACAATACGAAATTATTGAACCACTTGGAAAGGGCGGTATGGCTTCGGTTTATCGCGCTCACCAACCTAGCCTAGAGCGGGATGTGGCGATTAAAATTATGGCGGAGCAGTATGCCACAGACCCCTCATTCGTAGAACGCTTTCGGCGAGAGGCGCGTTCTATAGCCAAGTTGCGCCACCCGAATATTTTGACGGTTTATGATGCCGGTGAAGATCACGGCTTGTTATATATGGTTATGGAACTGATAGAAGGACCTACCCTGAAAGATGAGATTCAGGGAAAGCCGCTTTCGCTGGATAAAACTGCCAAGGTTATGCAGCAAATCAGCGGCGCGCTGCATTACGCCAATAATTCCGGGATTATTCACCGTGATGTTAAACCTTCCAATGTGCTGATCGACAAAACCGGGCGCGCTGTTTTGAGTGATTTTGGCATCGCAAAAATGGCAGAAGCCAAGACGCAATTGACCAGCACCGGAACCGGCGTGGGTACGCCTGATTATATGAGTCCCGAACAGGCGATGGGTGAAGAATTGGACGCTCGCAGCGATGAGTATTCGCTAGGGGTGATGTTATATGAGATGTTGACGGGTCGCCCACCGTTTACCGGAGATACGCCGATTGCAGTGGTGATGGGGCATGTTAGCAAACCGCTGCCTTCCCCACGCCAGTATAATCCTGATATACCCCCTTCGGTTGAGCGCGTGATTAGCAAAGCCCTATCAAAGAAGGCAGAAGATCGCTATAAGGATTGCGAAACCTTTAATGATGCTTTGGTCGAGGCAATAAAAAATAAAGAGCGTGAGGCAACTCCTCCGGTTTCAACTTCCGGCGTAACGCAAGTGCAGGGTTATGCCCAACCCCGCCCCGGCAGCGGTTCTTACCAGACTGTAACTAACCCCGAGGCAGAGCAATTGTATGCGGAAGCTCGCCGTTTGGAACAGCAAAATAATTTTTATGGTTCTTACGATGCTTTCAATCGGTTAAATAGTCGTTTCCCCGCTTATCGGGATGTAAATACCATATTACAGCGTTACCAATTGATGGGTTATGGAACAGGTCAGAACGTGGCATGGTCGAATCAGGTTCCAAGCGGTACAGGCTATCAGTCTTCACGCTCCTATACACCGGCATCAGGGCAGTATTATGGTGGTCAAACTCCGCCCCCGCTTGTCCCGAATACCTCGGCAAAATCGGGCAGTTCCTTGCCAATTGTGCTGGGAATTGTAGGCGCGCTGGCGTTGGTGGCAGTGGTGGTGCTGGGAGTTTTGGTGGCGACAGGCGGCGATAAGAAAGGAACTCCTACTGCGCAGGCGGCAGTGACCCCAACGAGTGCGCCTACAACTGCAGCTAACACAACTTCTGCCACTACTAAGGCTGTAACCACTACTGCGGTTACTTCCAAAGCCGCTACGACTACGGTTCGTCCGAATACTACTACCAGCGCGCCCCAAAACGGGACGGTTAATTTGGCTTATCCCGGCGCTGCTACTCTGGATATTCCCGATGTATTGCTATCGGATTTAGGAGATTCCTTTTCTCAACTTCAAAATGGGAAGGTGGAAGCCTATAAAACTTTGGATGATGCCAACAAGGTTAAAGATTACTATGTGAATAGTCTTTCTAAAGGGGGTTGGCAGGATCAAACCGATCAATTGAATATGGGTTCATCCTTGACCACGCTTGAGAGTTTGGGCGCTTTTGTTCTGGGTTATCAGAAAGGTACGGACGCAGTGGCGATTATGTCTTTGCCCGGTTCGTTGGGTGGCGCGCTTGGCTTCACAAATGTTGGTCAGAAGGACACTTTAATTTTGGTTATTACCGGCAGCATGTAA
- a CDS encoding DUF4180 domain-containing protein → MSETVTTLHDVQILICTPHEKKLASEADAIALIGDALYHGTELIVIPVERLEAAFFQLKTGLAGQILQKFVTYKRRLVILGDISQHIAQSRAFKDFVYEANHGNQIWFVTSLQELSERLNPKR, encoded by the coding sequence ATGTCTGAAACAGTTACCACCCTACATGATGTGCAAATTCTGATTTGCACTCCCCACGAAAAGAAACTGGCAAGCGAAGCTGATGCTATAGCTCTGATCGGTGACGCGCTGTACCACGGAACCGAGTTGATTGTTATTCCAGTAGAAAGACTTGAAGCTGCTTTTTTCCAACTCAAAACAGGTCTGGCAGGTCAAATACTTCAGAAATTCGTAACTTATAAACGGCGGTTGGTGATTCTAGGCGATATCTCACAGCATATTGCGCAAAGTCGCGCCTTTAAAGACTTTGTGTACGAAGCAAATCATGGCAATCAGATTTGGTTTGTAACAAGCCTTCAGGAACTTAGCGAACGATTGAATCCTAAACGCTAG
- a CDS encoding DNA-methyltransferase, whose translation MRKDPLPRLDTAPEIHQKLLEFCRLKPGEIWCDPVKGHRVGCLDATDNQQINRLCEDSPAASLAIQDPPYNLVAFETRSVEEYIEWCRRWIDNSQAHLCENSSFYVWLGADQNNGFQPLPEFMLMMRQTSFASRSFITLRNQRGYGTQKNWMSVRQELLFYTLGNPFFTPQYTEIPKSLKGYYKEIDGTFRENLERGHSPNIRAGNVWFDVQQVFYRMKENVNGCYAQKPLRAIDRILQASSQPGDIVLDFFAHAGTTLLAAEMSERVCLTSDIDPVFCEITIRRLEQWRKNKLTGWQNSNPFSDDLLSSAETNSAEG comes from the coding sequence ATGAGAAAAGACCCTTTACCTCGCCTCGATACTGCGCCCGAAATTCATCAAAAACTCCTTGAGTTTTGTCGTTTGAAGCCCGGCGAAATATGGTGTGACCCGGTAAAAGGGCATCGAGTGGGCTGCCTAGACGCAACAGACAACCAACAGATAAATCGTCTTTGCGAAGATTCGCCAGCCGCCAGCCTTGCCATTCAAGACCCACCATATAACCTTGTGGCATTTGAAACTAGATCGGTGGAAGAATACATTGAATGGTGTCGCCGTTGGATAGATAATAGCCAAGCACATCTTTGTGAAAACAGCAGTTTCTATGTTTGGCTTGGTGCAGATCAAAATAACGGCTTCCAACCCCTGCCCGAATTTATGCTGATGATGCGCCAAACTTCTTTTGCGAGCCGCAGCTTTATCACCCTGCGCAATCAGCGCGGCTACGGCACTCAAAAAAACTGGATGTCGGTACGGCAAGAATTGCTTTTCTATACTCTAGGCAACCCTTTCTTTACGCCTCAATATACCGAAATCCCCAAATCGCTTAAAGGCTATTACAAGGAAATTGATGGAACTTTCCGCGAGAACCTTGAGCGCGGACATAGCCCCAATATCAGAGCCGGTAACGTTTGGTTCGATGTGCAACAGGTCTTTTACCGCATGAAAGAAAACGTGAACGGCTGTTATGCCCAAAAGCCGCTTCGTGCCATTGATCGCATACTTCAGGCAAGCAGCCAACCCGGCGATATTGTGCTGGATTTCTTCGCGCATGCCGGAACTACCTTGCTGGCAGCCGAAATGAGCGAGCGAGTCTGTTTAACCAGCGATATTGATCCGGTGTTCTGCGAAATTACTATTCGCCGCCTCGAACAGTGGCGCAAAAATAAGCTGACCGGATGGCAAAACAGCAACCCTTTTTCCGATGATTTACTTAGTTCTGCTGAAACAAATAGTGCCGAGGGCTAG
- the dgt gene encoding dGTP triphosphohydrolase: protein MPNISRNLPQIEYSPHDWERIYLESHPSDEERGEFEVDRSRVIHSSAFRRLQGKTQVFMRGSGDFYRTRLTHSLEAAQIAKGLALRLGANPDLLEGVSLTHDLGHPPFGHAGEAALNRCMQGHGGFEGNAQNLRLVSRLSIKALNYDGLNLTRATLDGVLKYKYPYSPDRHKFYYTEDQPLVEWACLGGSLTERSFDCQLMDWADEIAYSVHDFEDGIKSGMITSARLKAATAFIDDNLLKWALEQMHFIENQPSERSRKAARKQHTSRLIHEFITSSERLEVSGADLPAEISNRYRYKLMIDPIQKARSKALMEVMLHLMVQDERIATLENKAARIIEGLFSIFSNPEERTAYLFPNDFRDLWREADNEGKLRIACDYIAGMTDEYAEKVYARLFLPNTGSIYNI from the coding sequence GTGCCTAATATTTCCAGAAATTTGCCACAAATCGAATACAGTCCGCACGATTGGGAGCGTATTTACCTCGAATCGCATCCTTCTGACGAAGAGCGCGGCGAATTTGAGGTTGATCGTTCCCGCGTAATTCACAGTTCTGCTTTCCGCCGCTTGCAGGGCAAAACACAGGTATTTATGCGCGGCAGCGGTGACTTCTATCGAACTCGTCTGACCCATTCGCTTGAAGCCGCCCAAATTGCCAAAGGACTAGCGCTTCGCTTAGGAGCAAACCCTGATTTACTCGAAGGTGTAAGCCTAACCCACGACCTCGGTCATCCTCCCTTCGGGCATGCCGGAGAAGCAGCGTTAAATCGGTGCATGCAAGGACACGGGGGCTTCGAAGGTAATGCTCAAAACTTGCGCCTAGTAAGCCGCTTATCTATTAAAGCCCTTAACTATGATGGCTTAAACTTAACACGCGCCACGCTGGATGGTGTCCTTAAATATAAATATCCCTATTCCCCTGATCGCCATAAATTCTATTACACGGAAGATCAACCTCTAGTAGAGTGGGCTTGTCTTGGCGGAAGTTTGACAGAGCGTAGCTTCGATTGTCAGCTAATGGATTGGGCGGACGAAATCGCTTACAGCGTGCATGATTTCGAGGATGGCATCAAAAGCGGCATGATAACCTCCGCCCGTCTCAAAGCGGCTACTGCCTTTATTGATGATAATTTGCTAAAATGGGCGCTGGAACAAATGCATTTTATCGAGAATCAACCCAGCGAACGCAGCCGCAAAGCCGCCCGCAAGCAACACACTAGCCGCCTTATTCACGAGTTTATCACTTCTAGCGAAAGGTTAGAAGTTAGTGGGGCGGATTTACCAGCCGAGATAAGCAACCGTTATCGTTACAAGCTGATGATTGACCCGATACAAAAAGCGCGTAGCAAAGCGCTCATGGAAGTGATGCTACATCTTATGGTTCAGGATGAACGAATCGCCACCCTAGAGAATAAAGCAGCGCGTATTATAGAAGGGCTATTTTCAATCTTCAGCAACCCGGAAGAACGTACCGCCTATCTGTTTCCAAACGATTTCAGAGACCTTTGGCGTGAAGCTGACAACGAGGGCAAACTCCGTATCGCTTGCGACTATATCGCCGGAATGACCGATGAATACGCTGAAAAAGTTTACGCACGACTATTTTTACCCAATACCGGTAGCATCTATAACATATGA
- the phaC gene encoding class III poly(R)-hydroxyalkanoic acid synthase subunit PhaC codes for MTTAKPDEWLSLTEIQESYYNKFMEQVSHGERKLLNALELTEKINSVQVGTTPRERVWFRNKASLYRYHLANDSGNLGQTRPRIPLLIIYALINKPYILDLRPNSSFIRYMLERGFDIFLLDWGTPAFEDAEMDLEDYVLEYIPRAIGKMRQITGQNEFSLLGYCMGGTMSTIYAAAHPDDQPKNLILLAAPIDFEKANTFSLWLQEQYFNVDLLVDGLGIIPADLIDYGTKMLKPFQNYVQNYLDLHGKLWDDHYVESWLAMNKWINDGIPMAGETFRRWVIDFYRNNKLVKGGLTLRGKCVNLNNLTCSLLSIIADRDHLVPPDMSSTLVDMISSEDKTQHIISAGHVGMVAGRGAVTQLWPLIANWLEQRSA; via the coding sequence ATGACCACTGCCAAACCCGATGAATGGCTTAGTCTTACCGAAATCCAAGAAAGCTACTATAACAAGTTTATGGAACAAGTTTCCCACGGGGAACGTAAGCTCCTGAACGCGCTTGAGCTAACTGAAAAAATTAATTCTGTACAAGTTGGAACCACACCGCGAGAAAGAGTCTGGTTTCGCAATAAAGCTTCTTTGTACCGTTATCATCTGGCTAATGATAGTGGAAACTTAGGGCAAACACGCCCCCGAATCCCTCTCTTAATTATCTATGCGCTGATTAATAAGCCCTATATCCTCGATTTACGCCCGAATAGCAGCTTCATACGCTACATGTTAGAGCGTGGCTTTGATATTTTCTTACTGGATTGGGGCACACCCGCTTTTGAAGATGCCGAAATGGATCTGGAAGATTACGTACTCGAATATATCCCCCGCGCCATTGGCAAAATGCGCCAAATCACCGGGCAAAATGAGTTTTCGCTGTTGGGCTATTGTATGGGCGGTACAATGAGCACTATCTATGCTGCTGCTCACCCTGACGACCAGCCAAAAAACCTGATTTTGCTGGCAGCCCCTATCGACTTTGAAAAAGCCAATACTTTCTCACTCTGGCTTCAAGAACAATATTTCAATGTGGATTTGCTGGTAGATGGGCTTGGCATCATTCCTGCTGATTTAATAGACTACGGCACTAAGATGCTTAAACCCTTCCAGAATTATGTTCAAAATTATCTCGATTTACATGGGAAATTGTGGGATGATCATTACGTAGAATCTTGGCTAGCCATGAACAAATGGATAAACGATGGTATCCCAATGGCAGGTGAAACGTTCCGTCGCTGGGTTATAGATTTCTATCGAAATAACAAATTGGTAAAGGGTGGGCTTACCCTTCGCGGTAAGTGCGTCAATTTAAATAATCTAACTTGTTCCTTGCTCAGTATTATCGCCGATAGAGATCACCTTGTACCACCGGATATGAGTAGCACTCTGGTGGATATGATAAGCAGCGAGGATAAAACTCAGCACATCATTTCTGCCGGGCATGTGGGTATGGTAGCCGGACGCGGCGCAGTAACACAGCTTTGGCCCCTAATCGCTAATTGGTTGGAACAACGTAGTGCCTAA
- a CDS encoding class I adenylate-forming enzyme family protein, whose protein sequence is MNNAIPLDDLVRRMADREASRTALVWRDQTTSYLTLDARIDRVAYGLLRMGVTAGSRVVLYMHNIPQFIESYMAITRIGALVVPINVLHEGRDLEYLLANCGAVGIITIAPYYPRIKEVRNTLVRLKWVVSIRGNAPQPPNTIAWEDLIGEALPGRLDSFAEPDDIALLAYTSGTSGPPKGVLHTHNSLLTNCRQFSTMQQVDFGNIGPDVVLLPIPLFNLYGLNIGLNHTLMMGGMLVLMERFDAIHALELIQTHACTVIHGTPSIFRDLVNSPDLSQVDLTSLRYAFCYGAALSDEVASAFLRRTRLQILECYGLTEASPVVACAATSNNFRPGSVGQPLPGVKVRMVDANDNDLRPGTIGEVVVSGANLMQDYFNLRKFEAAYNSASSEESPVSSDAPLWLHTGDMGWMDPDFNLYLIDRREDMMFIDGEMVFPREIEEALIQHPAVAEAAAIPVRLPGTEPHFQAVVVLDSYQQNVRENELIEYLRNSLPAKHMPQRIYLADYLPRLVNGRIMRRAIRLGS, encoded by the coding sequence ATGAATAACGCTATTCCGCTTGATGATCTGGTTCGGCGTATGGCTGACCGGGAGGCTTCCCGAACTGCGCTGGTATGGCGAGATCAGACTACCAGTTATCTGACACTCGATGCCCGAATTGACCGGGTTGCTTATGGTTTGTTACGTATGGGTGTAACTGCGGGAAGTCGAGTCGTCCTCTACATGCATAATATTCCGCAGTTCATTGAAAGTTATATGGCGATAACGCGGATAGGCGCACTTGTTGTGCCGATAAATGTGCTTCACGAAGGGCGCGACCTCGAGTATTTGCTGGCAAATTGTGGGGCAGTGGGCATTATTACGATTGCGCCTTATTATCCCCGAATTAAAGAGGTGCGCAACACACTGGTGCGGTTGAAATGGGTTGTGTCGATTCGAGGGAACGCGCCTCAACCACCCAATACTATCGCGTGGGAAGATTTGATTGGGGAAGCGCTACCGGGTCGGCTGGATTCTTTTGCCGAACCGGATGATATAGCCCTGTTGGCTTATACTTCTGGAACTAGCGGGCCTCCTAAAGGGGTTTTACACACTCACAATAGTTTGCTAACAAACTGCCGACAGTTTAGTACGATGCAGCAAGTAGATTTTGGAAATATCGGTCCCGATGTGGTTTTATTACCGATACCCCTTTTCAACCTCTATGGGCTTAATATTGGACTTAACCATACTCTTATGATGGGCGGCATGTTAGTTTTAATGGAGCGGTTCGACGCTATTCATGCTCTGGAACTAATTCAGACACATGCCTGCACCGTTATACATGGCACCCCTTCTATTTTTCGTGATTTGGTTAATTCACCTGATTTATCGCAGGTTGATTTAACCAGCCTCCGCTATGCCTTTTGTTATGGCGCTGCTCTCTCCGATGAAGTAGCTTCGGCTTTCTTGCGCCGAACTCGGCTGCAAATATTGGAGTGTTACGGGTTGACTGAGGCAAGTCCTGTAGTAGCTTGTGCGGCGACCTCTAATAATTTCCGCCCCGGTTCGGTTGGACAACCCTTGCCGGGGGTAAAGGTACGGATGGTGGATGCCAACGATAATGACCTGCGCCCCGGTACGATCGGGGAAGTGGTGGTGTCGGGCGCGAACCTGATGCAAGATTATTTCAACCTACGTAAATTTGAGGCAGCTTACAATTCCGCTTCTTCGGAGGAGTCGCCTGTTTCTTCTGATGCGCCATTATGGCTACATACCGGCGATATGGGCTGGATGGATCCTGACTTTAATCTCTATCTGATAGACCGTCGTGAGGATATGATGTTTATCGATGGGGAGATGGTATTCCCACGCGAAATTGAGGAAGCATTAATCCAGCATCCGGCAGTGGCAGAAGCGGCAGCAATTCCGGTGCGATTGCCCGGTACTGAGCCACATTTTCAAGCAGTGGTAGTTTTGGACAGTTATCAGCAAAATGTACGCGAAAACGAATTGATCGAGTATTTGCGGAACTCTTTACCCGCCAAGCATATGCCTCAAAGAATCTACCTCGCAGATTACTTGCCGCGCCTAGTGAATGGGCGAATAATGCGCCGCGCCATTCGCTTAGGAAGCTAA
- the purM gene encoding phosphoribosylformylglycinamidine cyclo-ligase: MENSTPLSYKGAGVDIEAGDEASSRAFMAARSTYRPEIIEKSGVVLFDARFQNYRHPMLIGGSDGVGTKLKIAFMTGRHNTVGIDLVAMCVNDLIRRGAEPLVFLPYFATGKLNTEVAEQVSEGVAEGCRRANCSIVGGETAEMPGFYAPGEYDMAGSCFGVVENDGIITGESIQPGDIILGLASSGLHSNGYSLARRAILPHYALEDTPSELNGQSLASALLEPTRIYVKSVLAVLKTGAVINGLAHITGSGFRKLYKIIPKELSARIDSESWTIPPIFKLIQAAGNVEQAEMFNTFNMGIGFAAVVPASDATAISALFAQHGEIAYQIGVIEKR, from the coding sequence ATGGAAAATTCCACACCCCTCTCCTACAAAGGCGCAGGAGTAGATATTGAAGCAGGCGATGAAGCCAGCTCACGGGCATTTATGGCAGCACGTAGTACCTATCGTCCCGAAATAATTGAAAAAAGCGGTGTAGTATTATTCGATGCTCGTTTCCAAAACTATCGCCACCCTATGCTTATCGGTGGTAGTGATGGTGTTGGCACAAAGCTCAAAATAGCTTTCATGACCGGTCGCCACAACACGGTTGGCATTGATCTTGTAGCAATGTGTGTAAATGACCTCATAAGGCGCGGAGCTGAACCTTTGGTATTTTTACCCTATTTTGCGACCGGAAAATTGAATACCGAAGTAGCAGAACAGGTTTCTGAAGGTGTCGCAGAAGGCTGTCGGCGTGCTAATTGCAGCATAGTTGGCGGCGAAACAGCCGAAATGCCGGGCTTCTACGCACCGGGTGAATACGATATGGCTGGAAGTTGTTTTGGTGTTGTTGAAAATGACGGAATCATCACCGGAGAAAGCATTCAACCGGGTGATATTATTCTCGGTTTAGCCAGCAGTGGTTTGCACAGCAACGGCTACTCTCTGGCGCGCCGAGCAATTTTACCGCATTACGCGCTGGAAGACACGCCCTCTGAATTAAACGGGCAGTCTCTGGCTAGTGCACTACTTGAGCCAACCCGAATTTATGTTAAGTCAGTATTGGCTGTTTTAAAAACAGGCGCGGTTATAAACGGATTGGCACACATCACCGGCAGCGGCTTCCGCAAGCTTTATAAAATAATACCAAAAGAGCTATCAGCTAGAATAGATTCTGAGAGTTGGACTATACCGCCAATCTTCAAGCTTATTCAAGCGGCTGGAAATGTAGAACAAGCTGAAATGTTCAACACCTTTAATATGGGTATTGGCTTTGCAGCGGTAGTGCCAGCTTCGGATGCCACAGCAATTAGTGCCTTATTTGCGCAACATGGTGAAATTGCCTACCAGATCGGCGTAATTGAAAAAAGATAA